A region of uncultured Carboxylicivirga sp. DNA encodes the following proteins:
- a CDS encoding TolC family protein — translation MKIHFISILSLILFVFSCNKIYAQLSFTDLYEKAKSQSAELVTLEASKAYLTLESSKIKAENNAPKAYISSEFLFAPYFNNNGEIISTNPQSTAIGYDVGVTNGGLYSFLFNTEIPIFNHKQENTLLEQNDLEVAKIENRINTVSIELKHALAIQYLDILASQVEYQNLQENLILLKQQLAVTKTLTVHGLYRYVDYRLLQTAYTSDSINLQNSEAVFRIKLNQIKITCGIIDTSVFQIAGFEPVLNRELTDSSVFIQSYIQDSLSAVIQQKVFENRYKPQVKLYANTGLNSTSIPYMVNHIGMSAGVLLTYTLFDGRQKEINKQQQMVMIEQAEREKEIKQFEVQHQKLSYYDAIKTLNNSIDKELQLQNEYKDILLIYNDELQNAQVGIIDYLNFLQLFNQNKLTLENHKIERSKLIVEYNYWNN, via the coding sequence ACTGATTTATATGAGAAGGCCAAAAGCCAAAGTGCTGAACTAGTTACATTAGAAGCCTCAAAAGCATACTTAACTCTTGAATCATCAAAGATTAAAGCTGAAAATAATGCTCCCAAAGCTTATATCAGTTCTGAATTTTTATTTGCACCTTATTTCAATAACAATGGTGAAATAATTTCAACGAATCCTCAAAGCACAGCAATTGGATATGATGTTGGTGTAACAAACGGGGGGCTTTATTCTTTTCTATTTAATACAGAAATTCCAATTTTCAACCATAAACAGGAAAATACCTTATTAGAACAAAATGATCTGGAAGTAGCCAAAATTGAAAACAGGATAAATACTGTTTCCATTGAATTAAAGCATGCTTTAGCTATTCAGTATTTAGATATTTTAGCTTCCCAGGTTGAATATCAAAATTTACAAGAGAACCTTATTTTACTAAAACAACAATTAGCGGTTACTAAAACTTTAACTGTGCACGGTTTATACAGATATGTTGATTATCGTCTTTTGCAAACTGCCTACACATCCGATTCAATTAATTTGCAAAATAGTGAAGCCGTATTCAGGATTAAACTGAACCAGATAAAGATAACATGTGGTATTATAGACACTTCAGTCTTTCAAATTGCAGGTTTTGAACCTGTTCTAAACCGAGAACTAACAGATAGTTCTGTTTTTATACAAAGCTATATTCAAGACAGTCTTTCGGCTGTTATTCAACAAAAAGTTTTTGAGAATCGATACAAACCGCAAGTAAAATTATATGCAAACACAGGTCTCAACTCAACTTCTATTCCTTATATGGTCAACCATATTGGTATGAGTGCCGGTGTTCTGTTGACCTATACCTTATTTGATGGGAGGCAAAAGGAAATTAACAAGCAGCAACAAATGGTTATGATTGAACAAGCAGAAAGGGAAAAAGAAATAAAACAATTCGAAGTTCAACATCAAAAGTTATCCTATTATGATGCCATCAAGACTCTAAATAACTCAATAGATAAAGAATTACAATTACAAAATGAATACAAGGACATCTTATTAATTTATAATGATGAACTGCAAAATGCACAGGTTGGTATTATCGACTACTTAAACTTTTTGCAACTTTTTAATCAAAATAAATTGACATTGGAAAATCATAAAATTGAACGCAGCAAGCTCATTGTTGAATACAATTACTGGAATAATTAA
- a CDS encoding HlyD family efflux transporter periplasmic adaptor subunit encodes MKLKQILLITGISFLAFSCKTGQQKEEAETTTHSDIMVTRPIEKDVTTFKEFQGITQFTQHLQVRAQSNGIISHSFISTGENIKTNQPLFIIKSREASILNSATQNNQMLSKMADTVKSFSSGIIDQVLVQQGDFVQQGDILATSVNSASMRILVSVPLEENSSFYQNKSCRIILPNGNLMGGTIGASLPIANNTDQTNQFLVYPESGQGLSENIHVRVMIKNQDIKKGIFVPKSSVYSNEELTNFWVLKVIHDSIAIKVPVTTGIKTDSLIEITNKSLLLTDDIIFQGGYGLPDSAYVNVIQPDAQ; translated from the coding sequence ATGAAATTAAAACAAATACTGCTAATTACCGGAATTTCTTTTTTAGCATTTTCCTGTAAAACGGGTCAGCAGAAGGAAGAAGCTGAGACAACAACCCATAGCGATATTATGGTAACCCGACCTATTGAAAAGGATGTTACTACCTTTAAGGAATTTCAGGGAATAACACAATTCACACAGCACTTACAAGTTCGGGCACAATCAAATGGAATAATCTCACACAGCTTTATTTCAACAGGTGAAAATATTAAAACGAATCAACCACTTTTTATTATAAAAAGCCGCGAAGCAAGCATTCTGAATTCTGCTACTCAGAACAATCAGATGTTATCAAAAATGGCTGATACTGTTAAATCATTTTCTTCAGGAATTATTGACCAGGTATTAGTTCAGCAAGGTGATTTTGTTCAGCAGGGAGATATACTTGCAACAAGTGTCAATTCCGCATCAATGCGAATTTTAGTTTCTGTTCCTTTAGAAGAAAATTCATCTTTTTATCAAAACAAATCGTGTAGAATAATACTGCCCAATGGTAACTTAATGGGTGGAACGATTGGCGCATCCTTACCTATAGCCAACAATACCGACCAAACCAATCAGTTTCTTGTTTACCCTGAATCGGGACAGGGCTTATCAGAGAATATTCATGTACGTGTTATGATTAAAAACCAGGATATTAAAAAGGGAATATTTGTACCAAAAAGTTCGGTGTATTCCAACGAAGAATTAACAAATTTCTGGGTACTGAAGGTGATACACGATTCAATTGCCATAAAAGTACCTGTCACAACAGGTATAAAAACAGATTCATTAATTGAAATCACCAACAAAAGCCTTCTGTTGACGGATGATATTATATTTCAGGGTGGTTATGGTCTGCCTGATAGCGCTTATGTAAATGTTATTCAACCTGATGCCCAATGA